From a single Pseudomonas sp. A34-9 genomic region:
- a CDS encoding M23 family metallopeptidase, protein MPRFLAPLFLLCLTFNAHADSYITRLLNKPVPGGVAVVDLGTAAQAPKATYQGKPVLVVKEQSNWLAIVGVPLTVKPGAQQISSGGRNLPFTVGNKKYPEQRITLKNKQQVNPDQSNLKRIEGELAEQIKAYRSFSPNTPSNLLLDKPVNGPLSSKFGVRRFFNGEERNPHAGLDFAVPAGTPIKTPAAGKVILTGNYFFNGNTVFVDHGQGFISMFCHMSKIDVKVGDQLARGAVVGKVGSTGRATGPHMHWNVSLNDARVDPAIFIGAFQP, encoded by the coding sequence ATGCCGCGTTTTCTGGCTCCACTGTTTTTGCTTTGCCTGACCTTCAATGCCCACGCCGACAGTTACATCACCCGGCTGCTGAACAAACCCGTGCCGGGCGGTGTGGCGGTGGTCGATCTCGGCACTGCCGCGCAGGCGCCGAAAGCCACCTATCAGGGCAAGCCGGTGTTGGTGGTCAAGGAACAGAGCAACTGGCTGGCGATTGTCGGCGTGCCGTTGACTGTGAAGCCGGGCGCGCAACAGATCAGCAGTGGCGGGCGCAATCTGCCGTTCACCGTGGGCAACAAGAAATACCCGGAACAGCGCATCACCCTGAAGAACAAGCAGCAGGTCAATCCGGATCAATCGAACCTTAAACGCATCGAAGGCGAACTGGCCGAGCAGATCAAGGCCTACCGCAGCTTCAGCCCGAACACGCCGAGCAATCTGCTGCTGGACAAACCGGTCAACGGGCCGCTGTCGAGCAAGTTTGGCGTGCGCCGCTTCTTTAATGGTGAAGAGCGCAACCCGCACGCCGGCCTCGACTTCGCGGTGCCGGCGGGCACGCCGATCAAGACCCCGGCGGCGGGCAAAGTGATCCTTACCGGCAACTATTTCTTCAACGGCAATACGGTATTTGTCGACCATGGGCAGGGCTTTATCAGCATGTTCTGCCACATGTCGAAAATCGATGTGAAGGTCGGTGATCAATTGGCGCGGGGCGCAGTGGTCGGCAAGGTGGGCTCGACGGGGCGGGCGACCGGGCCGCATATGCATTGGAATGTCAGCCTGAACGATGCGCGGGTGGATCCGGCGATTTTTATTGGTGCATTCCAGCCTTAA
- the leuA gene encoding 2-isopropylmalate synthase: MSMLKDPSSKYRAFPVINLPDRTWPSKTIDAAPIWCSSDLRDGNQSLIEPMDAVKKLRFWKTLVQVGVKEIEASFPAASQTDFDFVRTLIEEGHIPDDTTIQVLTQGREDLIERTFESLRGAKKAIVHLYNATSPSFRRIVFNQDKDGIKAIAVNAAKLFVKYAAMQPETEWTFEYSPETFSATELEFAKEVCDAVIEVWNPTPEHKMILNLPATVECATPNIYADQIEWFGRNINRRDSVIISLHTHNDRGTGVAATELGLMAGADRVEGCLFGNGERTGNVDLVTVALNMYTQGLDPQLDFSDIDGVRKVVEECNQIQVHPRHPYVGDLVHTAFSGSHQDAIRKGFSQQKPDALWEVPYLPIDPADIGRSYEAVIRVNSQSGKGGIAYLLEQEYGISLPRRMQIEFSQVVQRETDRLGLEMTAKQIHSLLISEYLQANTPYALVSHRLQEENGNSNVEVEVASKGQGETNLHWRGKGNGALEALVAGLPIPVEIMDYNEHAIGAGTNAKAAAYIELRVNGERAVHGVGIDENITTASFKALFSALNRSLSQPEAKAA; encoded by the coding sequence ATGAGCATGCTCAAAGATCCGTCTTCGAAATACCGCGCGTTTCCTGTCATCAACCTGCCGGATCGCACCTGGCCATCGAAAACCATCGATGCCGCGCCGATCTGGTGCAGCTCCGACCTGCGCGACGGCAACCAGTCGCTGATCGAGCCGATGGACGCGGTGAAGAAGCTGCGTTTCTGGAAAACCCTCGTTCAGGTCGGTGTTAAAGAGATCGAAGCGTCGTTCCCGGCCGCTTCGCAAACCGACTTCGACTTCGTGCGTACCCTGATCGAAGAAGGCCACATTCCGGACGACACCACCATTCAGGTGCTGACCCAGGGCCGTGAAGACTTGATCGAGCGCACCTTCGAATCCCTCCGTGGCGCGAAGAAAGCCATCGTCCACCTGTACAACGCCACCTCGCCGTCTTTCCGTCGCATTGTCTTCAACCAAGACAAGGACGGCATCAAGGCCATCGCCGTCAACGCCGCCAAGCTGTTCGTCAAATACGCCGCGATGCAGCCGGAAACCGAATGGACCTTCGAATACTCGCCGGAAACCTTCAGTGCCACTGAGCTGGAATTCGCCAAGGAAGTCTGTGATGCGGTGATCGAGGTGTGGAACCCGACGCCTGAGCACAAGATGATCCTCAACCTGCCGGCCACCGTTGAATGTGCAACTCCGAACATCTACGCCGATCAGATCGAGTGGTTCGGCCGCAACATCAACCGTCGTGACAGCGTGATCATCAGCCTGCACACCCACAACGACCGTGGCACTGGCGTTGCGGCGACCGAACTGGGCCTGATGGCCGGCGCCGACCGTGTCGAAGGCTGCCTGTTCGGCAACGGCGAACGTACCGGTAACGTCGATCTCGTCACCGTCGCCCTGAACATGTACACCCAGGGTCTCGACCCGCAGCTGGACTTCTCCGACATCGATGGCGTGCGCAAAGTGGTCGAGGAGTGCAACCAGATTCAGGTTCACCCGCGTCACCCGTACGTCGGCGACCTGGTGCACACCGCGTTCTCCGGCTCGCACCAGGATGCGATCCGCAAAGGCTTCTCCCAGCAGAAACCGGACGCGCTTTGGGAAGTTCCGTACTTGCCAATCGACCCGGCCGACATTGGCCGCAGCTACGAGGCGGTGATTCGCGTCAACAGCCAGTCAGGCAAGGGCGGCATCGCTTACTTGCTGGAGCAGGAATACGGCATCAGCCTGCCACGTCGCATGCAGATCGAATTCAGCCAGGTTGTGCAGCGTGAAACCGACCGTCTGGGCCTGGAGATGACCGCCAAGCAGATTCATTCGCTGTTGATCAGCGAATACCTGCAAGCCAACACTCCGTATGCGCTGGTCAGCCATCGCCTGCAGGAAGAAAACGGCAACAGCAATGTTGAAGTGGAAGTGGCGAGCAAAGGTCAGGGCGAAACCAACCTGCACTGGCGCGGCAAGGGCAACGGTGCGCTGGAAGCACTGGTGGCCGGCCTGCCGATTCCGGTGGAGATCATGGACTACAACGAACATGCGATTGGCGCGGGCACCAACGCCAAGGCAGCGGCCTACATCGAACTGCGCGTGAACGGTGAGCGTGCAGTGCATGGCGTGGGTATCGATGAAAACATCACCACCGCCAGCTTCAAGGCGCTGTTCAGCGCGTTGAATCGCTCGCTGAGCCAGCCTGAGGCGAAAGCGGCGTAA
- a CDS encoding amidohydrolase, which yields MRDLSALPDLNLALIQTSLAWHDRQANFEHFEVLLEQARGADLIILPEMFTTGFSMESETLAEAENGPTTKWLRVQAAKLNAVITGSVIIQASDGSHRNRLLWARPDGEVLHYDKRHLFRMAGEHNHYTPGERQVQFELKGWRIRPLICYDLRFPVWSRDAQDTDLLLYTANWPGARRLHWNRLLPARAIENLCYVAAVNRVGTDGKGFAYTGDSQVLDFQGETLLAAGEADGVFKVVLEAAPLAAYRERFPANLDADTFEFT from the coding sequence ATGCGTGATCTGAGTGCGTTACCCGATCTCAACCTGGCGCTGATCCAGACCAGCCTGGCCTGGCACGACCGCCAGGCCAACTTCGAGCATTTCGAGGTGTTGCTGGAGCAGGCGCGCGGGGCGGATCTGATCATCCTGCCGGAAATGTTCACCACCGGATTTTCCATGGAGTCCGAGACCCTCGCCGAAGCCGAGAATGGTCCGACCACAAAATGGCTGCGCGTTCAGGCGGCCAAACTTAACGCGGTGATCACCGGCAGTGTGATTATTCAGGCGTCTGACGGCAGCCATCGTAATCGCCTGCTGTGGGCGCGGCCGGATGGCGAAGTATTGCATTACGACAAGCGTCACCTGTTCCGTATGGCCGGTGAGCACAACCACTACACCCCTGGCGAACGGCAGGTGCAGTTCGAACTCAAGGGTTGGCGTATCCGCCCGCTGATTTGTTACGACCTGCGTTTTCCGGTGTGGAGCCGCGATGCGCAAGATACCGATCTGTTGCTGTACACCGCCAATTGGCCGGGCGCGCGGCGTTTGCACTGGAATCGCCTGTTACCGGCACGTGCGATCGAAAACCTTTGTTATGTGGCGGCGGTGAACCGCGTCGGCACCGACGGCAAGGGCTTCGCTTACACCGGCGACAGTCAGGTACTGGATTTCCAGGGTGAAACCTTGCTGGCGGCGGGGGAGGCGGACGGGGTGTTCAAGGTGGTGCTGGAAGCGGCGCCATTGGCGGCTTATCGTGAGCGCTTTCCAGCGAATCTGGATGCCGACACCTTCGAGTTCACCTGA
- a CDS encoding pyridoxal phosphate-dependent aminotransferase, with translation MITSKLPNVGITIFTQMSQLAAQTGAINLSQGFPDFDGPQSLRDAVGRHIASGHNQYSPMTGLPALREQIAAKIARSYGVQVNADSEVTVTPGATQAIFCAIQAVIHSGDEVIVFDPCYDSYEPATELAGGRCVHVQLKPDDFSIDFDQLAAALSPRTKMIVINTPHNPSGALISRAELDQLAALIRGRDIYLISDEVYEHLVFDGVPHVSVLAHEELYQRAFVVSSFGKTYHVTGWKTGYVVAPPALTAELRKVHQYVSFCGVTPLQYALADYMAEHPEHVEELPGFYQAKRDLFCDLLAPSRFSFTRVTGTYFQLVDYSQIRPDLNDVEMAMWMTREHGVASIPVSVFYQNPPEGQRLVRLCFAKREETLREAAAKLCVI, from the coding sequence ATGATCACCAGCAAGCTGCCGAATGTCGGCATCACTATTTTCACGCAGATGTCTCAGCTCGCGGCGCAAACCGGCGCGATCAACCTGTCCCAGGGTTTTCCTGATTTTGACGGCCCGCAGTCATTGCGTGACGCGGTAGGTCGGCACATCGCCAGTGGCCATAACCAATATTCACCGATGACCGGTTTGCCGGCCTTGCGCGAGCAGATTGCAGCGAAAATCGCCCGCAGCTATGGCGTGCAGGTCAATGCCGACAGCGAAGTGACGGTCACGCCAGGTGCCACCCAGGCGATCTTCTGTGCGATTCAGGCGGTTATCCACAGCGGCGACGAAGTCATCGTCTTCGATCCGTGCTACGACAGCTACGAACCGGCGACGGAGTTGGCGGGCGGTCGTTGCGTGCATGTGCAACTGAAACCGGACGATTTCTCCATCGATTTCGACCAGCTCGCCGCGGCCCTCAGTCCGCGTACGAAAATGATCGTCATCAACACCCCGCACAACCCGAGCGGCGCTTTGATCAGTCGTGCCGAGCTCGATCAACTGGCGGCGTTGATCCGTGGTCGCGACATCTACCTGATCAGTGATGAAGTTTACGAACACCTGGTATTCGACGGCGTGCCCCACGTCAGCGTGCTGGCCCACGAAGAGCTGTATCAGCGCGCGTTCGTGGTCAGCTCGTTCGGCAAGACTTATCACGTCACCGGCTGGAAAACCGGTTACGTCGTCGCGCCGCCAGCCCTGACGGCTGAATTGCGCAAGGTGCACCAGTACGTCAGTTTCTGCGGCGTCACGCCGTTGCAATATGCCCTGGCCGATTACATGGCCGAACATCCGGAACACGTCGAAGAGTTGCCGGGCTTTTATCAGGCCAAGCGCGATCTGTTCTGCGATCTGCTGGCACCTTCGCGCTTCAGCTTTACTCGTGTCACCGGCACCTATTTTCAACTGGTCGATTATTCGCAGATTCGCCCCGACCTGAACGATGTCGAGATGGCGATGTGGATGACCCGCGAGCACGGCGTGGCGAGTATTCCGGTGTCGGTGTTCTACCAGAACCCACCTGAAGGCCAGCGCCTGGTGCGCTTGTGCTTCGCCAAACGCGAGGAGACGCTGCGTGAAGCGGCGGCGAAACTATGCGTGATCTGA
- the der gene encoding ribosome biogenesis GTPase Der, which produces MVPVIALVGRPNVGKSTLFNRLTRTRDAIVGDLSGLTRDRQYGEAKWQGRSYILVDTGGISGDEHGMDEKMAEQSLLAIEEADVVLFLVDAKAGFTAADQMIAEHLRKRNKRSYVVANKVDNIDPEMARAEFAPLGMGHAIPIAGAHGRGITQMLEIALGDFPRDEEEPEEGEEEIVAEGEEAKRIPGPSEKDGIKIAIIGRPNVGKSTLVNRMLGEDRVIVYDQPGTTRDSIYIPFERNEEKYTLIDTAGVRKRGKIHEEVEKFSVVKTLQAIKDANVVIFVMDAREGVVDHDLNLLGFAIESGRALVIAINKWDGMTPSERDYVKVELQRRLFFVDYADIHFISALHGTGVGNLYASVQNSFKSAVTRWPTNRLTQILEDAVGEHAPPMVNNRRIKLRYAHLGGANPPIIVIHGNQIEKVPKSYVRYLENTYRRVLKLVGTPIRIEFKGGENPYEGNKTTLTDRQVNKKRRLMSHHKKADKKRRDKK; this is translated from the coding sequence ATGGTTCCCGTAATCGCCCTGGTGGGCCGACCGAACGTCGGCAAGTCCACCTTGTTCAACCGCCTGACCAGGACTCGCGACGCCATTGTCGGCGACTTGTCCGGTCTGACCCGTGATCGCCAGTACGGTGAGGCCAAGTGGCAAGGGCGTTCCTACATTCTCGTCGACACCGGTGGTATCTCCGGTGACGAGCACGGTATGGACGAAAAAATGGCCGAGCAGTCGCTGCTGGCCATCGAAGAAGCGGATGTTGTGCTGTTCCTGGTAGATGCCAAGGCCGGCTTCACCGCCGCCGACCAGATGATCGCCGAACACCTGCGCAAACGTAACAAGCGTTCTTATGTGGTTGCCAACAAGGTCGACAACATCGACCCGGAAATGGCCCGCGCTGAATTCGCTCCATTGGGCATGGGCCACGCGATTCCGATCGCCGGTGCTCACGGCCGTGGCATCACCCAGATGCTGGAAATCGCCCTGGGTGATTTCCCGCGCGACGAAGAAGAGCCGGAAGAAGGCGAAGAAGAGATCGTTGCCGAAGGCGAGGAAGCCAAGCGCATTCCGGGCCCAAGCGAAAAAGACGGCATCAAGATCGCTATCATCGGTCGTCCGAACGTCGGCAAATCGACGCTGGTCAACCGCATGCTCGGTGAAGACCGCGTCATCGTCTACGACCAACCCGGCACCACCCGCGACAGTATCTACATTCCGTTCGAGCGCAATGAAGAGAAGTACACGCTGATCGACACCGCCGGTGTGCGCAAGCGCGGCAAGATCCACGAAGAAGTCGAAAAATTCTCCGTGGTCAAAACCCTGCAGGCGATCAAAGACGCCAACGTGGTGATCTTCGTGATGGACGCCCGCGAAGGTGTGGTCGATCACGACCTCAACCTGCTCGGTTTTGCCATCGAGTCGGGTCGTGCGCTGGTGATCGCGATCAACAAGTGGGACGGCATGACGCCGAGCGAGCGCGACTACGTCAAGGTCGAGCTGCAGCGTCGTCTGTTCTTCGTTGATTACGCCGACATCCACTTCATCTCGGCCCTGCACGGCACTGGCGTGGGCAATCTCTACGCTTCGGTACAGAACTCGTTCAAGTCGGCGGTCACCCGTTGGCCGACCAACCGTCTGACCCAGATTCTGGAAGACGCGGTTGGCGAGCACGCGCCGCCGATGGTCAACAACCGCCGGATCAAGCTGCGTTACGCTCACCTGGGTGGTGCGAACCCGCCGATCATCGTGATCCACGGTAACCAGATCGAGAAAGTGCCGAAGTCGTACGTGCGTTATCTCGAGAACACCTACCGTCGTGTACTGAAGCTGGTCGGTACGCCGATCCGCATCGAGTTCAAGGGCGGCGAGAACCCGTACGAAGGCAACAAGACCACGCTGACCGACCGCCAGGTCAACAAGAAGCGTCGCTTGATGTCGCACCATAAAAAAGCCGACAAGAAGCGCCGCGACAAGAAATAA
- the bamB gene encoding outer membrane protein assembly factor BamB: MRDVIRWKHAALLALALLAAGCSSNSKKELPPAELTDFKEEVVLHKQWSRSIGDGQGETYNMLVPAIDGDTIYAADVTGVVMAMDRSNGDVKWKQDLDLPVSGAVGVGYGLVLIGTLRGEVVALDTSNGEEKWRARVTSEVLAPPANNGDVVVVQTQDDRLIGLDASTGTQRWVYDSTPAVLTLRGTSAPLVTNRLAVAGLSTGKVVALDISNGVPVWEQRIAIPQGRSELERVVDIDGGLLLSGGTLYVASYQGRVAALDLESGRQLWQRDASSYAGIAQGFGSVYVSLSSGTVEGVDERSTTALWSNDSLARRQLSAPEVFSSYVAVGDLEGYLHLLSQVDGRFVGRERIDSDGLRARPLVVGDTIYVYGNSGKLEALTIK; encoded by the coding sequence ATGCGTGACGTGATCCGTTGGAAGCATGCAGCATTGCTGGCTCTGGCCCTTCTGGCCGCGGGTTGCAGCAGCAACAGCAAGAAAGAATTGCCACCGGCTGAACTGACCGACTTCAAAGAAGAAGTGGTTCTGCACAAGCAGTGGAGCCGTTCGATCGGTGACGGTCAGGGCGAAACCTACAACATGCTGGTGCCGGCGATCGACGGTGACACCATCTACGCGGCCGATGTGACCGGCGTGGTGATGGCCATGGATCGCAGCAACGGCGACGTGAAGTGGAAGCAGGATCTTGACCTGCCTGTCTCCGGCGCCGTTGGCGTGGGTTACGGTCTGGTGCTGATCGGTACGCTGCGTGGCGAAGTCGTCGCTCTGGACACCAGCAATGGTGAAGAGAAGTGGCGTGCTCGCGTGACCAGTGAAGTTCTCGCGCCGCCGGCCAACAACGGTGACGTGGTGGTGGTGCAGACTCAGGACGATCGTCTGATCGGTCTGGATGCCTCCACCGGTACCCAGCGCTGGGTGTATGACAGCACGCCGGCCGTACTGACCCTGCGTGGCACCAGTGCTCCGCTGGTCACCAACCGCCTCGCGGTGGCTGGACTGTCGACTGGTAAAGTGGTCGCTCTGGACATTTCCAACGGCGTGCCGGTCTGGGAACAACGCATTGCGATTCCACAAGGCCGTTCGGAACTGGAGCGCGTGGTCGACATCGACGGCGGTCTGCTGTTGTCCGGCGGTACGCTGTACGTTGCCAGTTACCAGGGGCGCGTGGCGGCTCTGGACCTGGAAAGCGGTCGTCAACTCTGGCAGCGCGATGCGTCGAGCTACGCCGGTATCGCTCAGGGTTTCGGCAGCGTTTACGTGAGCCTGTCCTCGGGCACCGTTGAAGGCGTCGACGAACGTTCCACCACAGCCTTGTGGAGCAACGATTCGCTGGCTCGCCGTCAACTGTCGGCACCGGAAGTGTTCTCCAGCTATGTTGCAGTCGGTGACCTGGAAGGTTATCTGCACCTGCTGAGTCAGGTTGACGGTCGTTTCGTCGGCCGTGAGCGCATCGACAGCGACGGCCTGCGTGCCCGTCCGCTGGTGGTGGGTGACACGATTTATGTCTATGGCAACAGCGGCAAACTGGAAGCCCTGACCATCAAGTAA
- a CDS encoding tetratricopeptide repeat protein, protein MSSTEDEQLADLKDWWTRNGKPLVTGGLLALVIVFGWQAYHKYQSNQSQGASVLYQQLLETTLTPDGKPDAARVADLAGKLNSEFGGSAYAQYGSLFVAKVAVDSGKLDDAATELKAIVDKPANPALGEIARQRLAQVLGAQNKADDALKLLDGDADKAFLATREELKGDLLVQLGRTDDANKAYQKAKAALSDEAAVGGLQIKLDDLAKGDA, encoded by the coding sequence GTGTCGAGTACCGAAGACGAACAGTTGGCGGATTTGAAGGACTGGTGGACACGCAACGGCAAACCTCTGGTCACCGGCGGCCTGTTGGCGCTGGTCATCGTGTTCGGCTGGCAGGCTTATCACAAGTATCAGAGCAACCAGTCGCAAGGCGCCTCGGTGCTCTATCAGCAACTGCTGGAAACCACGCTGACGCCTGACGGCAAGCCTGATGCCGCCCGCGTTGCGGACCTGGCCGGCAAGCTCAACAGCGAATTCGGCGGTTCTGCCTACGCGCAGTACGGTAGCCTGTTCGTGGCCAAGGTGGCTGTCGATAGCGGCAAGCTGGATGACGCCGCGACCGAGCTCAAAGCCATCGTCGACAAACCGGCCAACCCGGCGCTGGGCGAAATCGCCCGTCAGCGTCTGGCGCAGGTACTTGGCGCGCAGAACAAGGCCGACGACGCCCTGAAGCTGCTCGACGGCGATGCCGACAAAGCGTTCCTGGCCACTCGCGAAGAACTCAAGGGCGACCTGCTGGTACAGCTGGGCCGTACCGATGACGCGAACAAGGCGTATCAAAAAGCCAAGGCGGCACTGTCGGATGAAGCGGCGGTCGGTGGCCTTCAAATCAAGCTCGACGACCTGGCCAAAGGGGATGCGTGA